In Rhodovulum sulfidophilum DSM 1374, the following are encoded in one genomic region:
- the lnt gene encoding apolipoprotein N-acyltransferase, with protein sequence MRPARFRRVFARPAWPTWAAFGLGLGLALGQAPWSLWPLALCALAGLIWLVARGGTPGRSARIAWAGGAGHFALALSWIVEPFLVDIRHDGWMAPFALILMAAGLALFWGAAGAFAGWAGRGPRGRALAFVLALSAAELARGYVLTGFPWALPGHVWIGAPQMQLAALTGQYGLTLVTLLVAALPVLLPVGPGRSLGAGLAVAAVAGLGLWGWAREAARVPAEPDPPQVRLIQPNAAQHLKWRRDMIPVFWERQLAYTAEPGDPPPDLIVWPETAVPFWLENAGDGLGQIARAAGGVPVAAGIQRSDGPLAYNSLAVIGAGGRLLGLYDKHHLVPFGEYIPGASLLGRFGIRGLAANDVYGYAPGPGPRLLDLGARLGQALPLICYEAVFPQDLRGTARPRWILQVTNDAWFGTRTGPYQHLALARLRAVETGLPFLRAANTGVSAVIDARGRVLASLPLGRAGQITAPLPPALDETPYARTGDAPVLILLCLGLAFFVATRAMK encoded by the coding sequence ATGCGGCCCGCTCGGTTCCGCCGGGTTTTCGCCCGGCCCGCCTGGCCCACCTGGGCGGCCTTCGGGCTGGGGCTGGGGCTTGCACTGGGCCAGGCCCCTTGGTCGCTCTGGCCGCTGGCGCTTTGCGCGCTGGCCGGCCTGATCTGGCTGGTCGCTCGGGGGGGCACGCCCGGCCGCTCGGCGCGGATCGCCTGGGCGGGTGGTGCGGGCCATTTCGCGCTGGCGTTGTCCTGGATTGTCGAGCCCTTTCTTGTCGATATCCGCCATGACGGCTGGATGGCACCCTTTGCGCTGATCCTGATGGCGGCCGGACTGGCGCTGTTCTGGGGCGCGGCCGGGGCCTTTGCCGGATGGGCGGGGCGGGGGCCGCGCGGCCGGGCGCTGGCCTTCGTTCTGGCGCTGTCTGCGGCGGAACTGGCGCGCGGCTATGTGCTGACCGGCTTTCCCTGGGCATTGCCGGGCCATGTCTGGATCGGGGCGCCGCAGATGCAGCTGGCGGCGCTGACCGGGCAATACGGACTGACCCTCGTCACGCTTCTGGTCGCGGCCCTGCCGGTCCTGCTGCCGGTCGGACCCGGCCGGAGCCTCGGCGCGGGGCTCGCGGTGGCGGCGGTGGCGGGGCTCGGGCTCTGGGGCTGGGCGCGCGAGGCGGCTCGGGTGCCGGCAGAGCCCGATCCGCCGCAGGTGCGTCTGATCCAGCCCAATGCGGCGCAACATCTGAAATGGCGGCGCGACATGATCCCGGTCTTCTGGGAGCGTCAGCTTGCCTATACCGCCGAGCCGGGCGACCCGCCGCCCGACCTGATCGTCTGGCCCGAAACCGCCGTGCCGTTCTGGCTCGAAAACGCCGGGGACGGGCTCGGGCAGATTGCCCGGGCGGCGGGCGGCGTGCCGGTCGCGGCGGGGATCCAGCGTTCAGACGGGCCCTTGGCCTATAACAGCCTCGCGGTGATCGGTGCGGGCGGGCGGCTTCTGGGGCTTTACGACAAGCATCACCTGGTGCCTTTCGGCGAGTATATTCCGGGGGCTTCACTGCTCGGGCGGTTCGGCATCCGGGGGCTCGCGGCGAATGACGTCTACGGCTATGCGCCGGGGCCGGGGCCGCGGCTGCTCGATCTCGGGGCGCGTCTCGGGCAGGCGCTGCCGCTGATCTGCTACGAGGCGGTGTTTCCGCAGGATCTGCGTGGAACCGCGCGGCCGCGCTGGATCCTGCAGGTGACCAATGACGCCTGGTTCGGGACCCGGACCGGCCCCTATCAGCATCTGGCGCTGGCCCGGCTGAGGGCGGTCGAGACCGGTCTGCCCTTCCTGCGCGCGGCCAATACCGGGGTCTCGGCGGTGATCGACGCTCGCGGCCGGGTGCTTGCCAGCCTGCCGCTGGGGCGCGCCGGTCAGATCACCGCGCCGTTGCCCCCGGCGCTGGATGAAACGCCCTATGCCCGGACCGGTGACGCGCCGGTCCTGATTCTGCTTTGTCTGGGATTGGCCTTTTTCGTCGCAACCCGCGCCATGAAATAG
- the cmk gene encoding (d)CMP kinase translates to MSFTVAIDGPAAAGKGTISRAVAAHFGFAHLDTGLLYRAVGARMLDGLDPVEAARTLEPSVLGRGDLRAPEVAQAASKVAAIPEVRAALVDFQRAFAARAGGAVLDGRDIGTVICPEAPAKLFVTASDEVRAERRFLELRQKGVETSFEEVLAEMRERDARDSARATAPLRPAEDAVILDTSRLSIEAAVGAAIETIRTRHPA, encoded by the coding sequence ATGAGTTTCACGGTCGCCATTGACGGCCCTGCGGCGGCGGGCAAGGGCACGATCAGCCGTGCGGTCGCGGCGCATTTCGGCTTTGCCCATCTGGATACCGGGCTTCTGTACCGGGCGGTGGGGGCGCGGATGCTGGACGGGCTCGACCCGGTCGAGGCGGCGCGGACGCTCGAGCCATCGGTGCTCGGGCGCGGCGATCTGCGCGCGCCCGAGGTGGCCCAGGCCGCCAGCAAGGTCGCGGCGATCCCCGAGGTGCGCGCGGCGCTGGTCGATTTCCAGCGCGCCTTCGCGGCGCGGGCGGGCGGCGCGGTTCTGGACGGGCGCGACATCGGCACGGTGATCTGTCCCGAAGCGCCCGCGAAGCTTTTCGTCACCGCCTCGGACGAGGTGCGGGCCGAGCGGCGGTTTCTCGAGCTTCGCCAGAAGGGCGTCGAGACCAGCTTTGAGGAGGTGCTGGCCGAGATGCGCGAACGCGATGCCCGCGACAGCGCCCGCGCCACGGCACCGCTGCGCCCGGCCGAGGATGCCGTCATTCTCGACACCTCGCGGCTGAGCATCGAGGCGGCGGTCGGGGCCGCCATCGAGACGATCCGGACCCGCCACCCGGCCTGA
- the metK gene encoding methionine adenosyltransferase, whose translation MTRQNYVFTSESVSEGHPDKVCDRISDAVLDAFLAEEPNARVACETFATSSLVVIGGEVGLTDKVRLKQLMGSIGEIARECIRDIGYEQDKFHWNTCHVLNFLHEQSAHIAQGVDKDGAGDQGIMFGYATDETPELMPAPIQYAHAILRRLTEARKSGAEPTLRPDAKSQLTVRYEHGRPVAVDSIVLSTQHAREDQNSDDIRAIVEPYIREVLPEGWLHEGTEWWVNPTGTFVIGGPDGDAGLTGRKIIVDTYGGAAPHGGGAFSGKDPTKVDRSAAYAARYLAKNVVAAGLASKCTLQLSYAIGVAKPLSIYVDAHGTGKVPETEIEKAVEQAMDLTPRGIREHLGLNRPIYARTAAYGHFGRAPEEDGGFSWERTDLAEALKKPF comes from the coding sequence ATGACACGTCAAAACTATGTCTTCACCTCTGAATCCGTTTCGGAGGGTCATCCCGACAAGGTCTGCGACCGCATTTCCGACGCGGTTCTGGATGCCTTCCTCGCCGAGGAACCCAATGCCCGCGTCGCCTGCGAAACCTTCGCGACCTCGTCGCTGGTGGTGATCGGCGGTGAGGTCGGTCTTACGGACAAGGTCCGCCTGAAACAGCTTATGGGCTCGATCGGCGAGATCGCCCGCGAGTGCATCCGGGATATCGGCTACGAGCAGGACAAGTTCCACTGGAACACCTGCCATGTGCTGAACTTCCTGCATGAGCAATCCGCCCATATCGCGCAAGGCGTGGACAAGGACGGCGCTGGCGACCAGGGGATCATGTTCGGCTACGCCACCGACGAGACGCCCGAGCTGATGCCCGCGCCGATCCAGTACGCCCATGCGATCCTGCGCCGTCTGACCGAGGCGCGGAAATCCGGTGCCGAGCCCACGCTGAGGCCCGATGCCAAGTCGCAGCTGACCGTGCGCTACGAGCATGGCCGCCCGGTCGCGGTGGACTCGATCGTACTCTCGACCCAGCATGCGCGCGAGGACCAGAACTCGGACGACATCCGCGCCATCGTCGAGCCCTATATCCGCGAGGTCCTGCCCGAGGGCTGGCTGCATGAGGGGACCGAATGGTGGGTCAACCCCACCGGCACCTTCGTGATCGGCGGACCCGACGGCGATGCCGGGCTGACCGGCCGCAAGATCATCGTCGATACCTATGGCGGCGCGGCGCCCCATGGCGGCGGAGCCTTCTCGGGCAAGGACCCGACCAAGGTCGACCGCTCGGCCGCCTATGCGGCGCGCTACCTGGCCAAGAACGTGGTGGCGGCGGGGCTGGCCTCGAAATGCACGCTGCAGCTGTCCTATGCCATCGGCGTCGCCAAGCCGCTGTCGATCTATGTCGATGCCCATGGCACCGGCAAGGTGCCGGAGACCGAGATCGAGAAGGCCGTGGAGCAGGCGATGGATCTTACCCCGCGCGGCATCCGCGAGCATCTGGGGCTGAACCGTCCGATCTACGCGCGGACCGCGGCCTATGGCCATTTCGGCCGGGCACCCGAGGAGGATGGCGGTTTCTCCTGGGAACGCACCGATCTGGCCGAGGCGCTGAAGAAGCCGTTCTGA
- the rpsA gene encoding 30S ribosomal protein S1, producing MAQSASMEDFEALLNESFEIDTPSEGSVVRGKIIAIEAGQAIIDVGYKMEGRVDLKEFSNPGESPEVTVGDEVEVYLDRVENARGEAVISRDKARREEAWDRLEKAYADDQRVEGAIFGRVKGGFTVDLGGAVAFLPGSQVDVRPVRDAGPLMGLKQPFQILKMDRRRGNIVVSRRAILEESRAEQRAEIISKLNEGDAVDGVVKNITEYGAFVDLGGVDGLLHVTDMAWRRVNHPSEILSIGETVKVQVIKINKETHRISLGMKQLQADPWDTVEAKFPLGTVHKGRVTNITDYGAFVELEPGVEGLVHVSEMSWTKKNVHPGKIVSTSQEVDVMVLEIDTAKRRVSLGLKQTMRNPWEVFSETHPVGTEVEGEVKNITEFGLFIGLDNDIDGMVHLSDLSWDQRGEEAIQQYRKGDVVRAVVTEVDTDKERISLSVKSLDGDPFAEAVGGVKRGSIITVAVTAIEDGGIEVEYEGMKSFIRRSDLSRERSEQRPERFQVGDHIDVRVTNIDTKTRRLGLSIKAREIAEEKEAVEQYGSSDSGASLGDILGAALKGEDR from the coding sequence ATGGCTCAAAGCGCATCCATGGAGGACTTCGAAGCCCTCCTCAACGAAAGCTTCGAAATCGACACGCCGTCCGAAGGCAGCGTTGTCCGCGGCAAGATCATCGCCATCGAGGCGGGTCAGGCCATCATCGACGTCGGCTACAAGATGGAAGGCCGCGTCGATCTGAAGGAATTCTCCAATCCGGGCGAATCCCCCGAAGTCACCGTCGGCGACGAGGTCGAGGTTTACCTGGATCGTGTCGAAAACGCCCGGGGCGAAGCCGTCATCAGCCGTGACAAGGCCCGCCGCGAAGAAGCCTGGGACCGTCTGGAAAAAGCCTATGCCGACGACCAGCGCGTCGAAGGCGCCATCTTCGGTCGCGTCAAGGGCGGCTTCACCGTCGATCTGGGCGGTGCCGTCGCGTTCCTGCCCGGCAGCCAGGTCGATGTGCGCCCGGTGCGCGATGCCGGCCCGCTGATGGGTCTGAAACAGCCCTTCCAGATCCTCAAGATGGATCGCCGCCGCGGCAATATCGTGGTGTCGCGCCGTGCCATCCTCGAAGAGTCCCGCGCCGAACAGCGCGCCGAGATCATCTCGAAACTCAACGAGGGCGATGCGGTCGACGGTGTGGTCAAGAACATCACCGAATACGGCGCCTTCGTGGATCTGGGCGGTGTCGACGGCCTGCTGCACGTCACCGACATGGCCTGGCGCCGCGTCAACCATCCATCGGAAATCCTGTCGATCGGCGAGACCGTCAAGGTTCAGGTCATCAAGATCAACAAGGAAACCCACCGTATCAGCCTCGGCATGAAACAGCTGCAGGCCGACCCGTGGGATACCGTGGAAGCCAAGTTCCCGCTGGGCACCGTCCACAAGGGCCGCGTGACCAACATCACCGATTACGGCGCCTTCGTCGAGCTGGAGCCGGGTGTCGAGGGGTTGGTTCACGTCTCGGAAATGTCCTGGACCAAGAAGAACGTGCATCCCGGCAAGATCGTCTCGACCAGCCAGGAAGTCGACGTCATGGTGCTGGAGATCGACACCGCCAAGCGCCGCGTGTCGCTGGGCCTGAAACAGACCATGCGCAACCCCTGGGAAGTCTTCTCGGAAACCCATCCGGTGGGGACCGAGGTCGAGGGCGAGGTCAAGAACATCACCGAATTCGGTCTGTTCATCGGTCTCGACAACGACATCGACGGCATGGTGCACCTCTCGGATCTCAGCTGGGATCAGCGTGGCGAAGAGGCGATCCAGCAATACCGCAAGGGCGACGTGGTCCGTGCCGTGGTCACCGAAGTGGACACCGACAAGGAGCGCATCTCGCTTTCGGTCAAGTCGCTCGACGGCGACCCCTTTGCCGAAGCCGTGGGCGGCGTGAAACGCGGCTCGATCATCACCGTCGCGGTGACCGCGATCGAGGATGGCGGCATCGAGGTGGAATACGAAGGCATGAAATCCTTCATCCGCCGCTCGGATCTGTCGCGTGAACGCTCCGAACAGCGCCCCGAGCGCTTCCAGGTCGGCGATCATATCGACGTGCGCGTGACCAATATCGACACCAAGACCCGTCGTCTGGGCCTGTCGATCAAGGCGCGCGAGATCGCCGAGGAGAAGGAAGCCGTGGAACAGTATGGCAGCTCGGATTCGGGCGCCTCGCTGGGCGACATCCTGGGCGCCGCGCTGAAAGGCGAAGACCGCTAA
- the trmB gene encoding tRNA (guanine(46)-N(7))-methyltransferase TrmB encodes MSDETRKSPDHTPDTEGGAPARAWRNFYGRRHGKTLRPSQKDYLDSDLAALAPGAVDWDENPDRVPIDLEARFGGREVWLEVGFGGGEHMVHQAATHRDAAIIGCEPFINGVAMLLGKIRAAGVDNLAVHPGDVRDLFDVLPEASISRAFLLYPDPWPKTRHHRRRFVTPEFLEPLARVLKPGSQFRVATDIPDYVRQTLVEVPKAGFDWLAEGAEDWRRPWGDWISTRYEQKALREGRVPHYLTFRRR; translated from the coding sequence ATGAGCGACGAGACCCGCAAGAGCCCCGACCATACCCCCGACACCGAAGGCGGAGCGCCCGCGCGCGCCTGGCGGAATTTCTATGGCCGGCGCCATGGCAAGACGCTCCGGCCGAGCCAGAAGGACTATCTCGACAGCGATCTGGCGGCGCTGGCGCCGGGGGCGGTGGACTGGGACGAGAATCCGGACCGTGTGCCGATCGATCTCGAGGCGCGCTTCGGCGGGCGCGAGGTCTGGCTGGAGGTGGGGTTTGGCGGCGGCGAGCATATGGTGCATCAGGCCGCGACCCATCGTGACGCCGCGATCATCGGCTGCGAGCCCTTCATCAACGGCGTCGCCATGCTGCTGGGCAAGATCCGCGCGGCCGGGGTCGACAATCTGGCGGTGCATCCGGGCGATGTGCGCGATCTCTTCGACGTGCTGCCCGAGGCCAGCATCTCGCGCGCCTTCCTCCTGTATCCCGATCCCTGGCCGAAGACGCGCCATCACCGGCGGCGCTTTGTCACGCCGGAATTCCTTGAGCCGCTGGCGCGGGTGCTGAAGCCGGGCAGCCAGTTCCGGGTTGCGACGGATATTCCCGATTATGTGCGCCAGACCCTGGTCGAGGTGCCGAAGGCCGGTTTCGACTGGCTGGCCGAGGGGGCCGAGGACTGGCGGCGGCCCTGGGGTGACTGGATCTCGACCCGATACGAGCAGAAGGCGCTGCGCGAGGGGCGGGTGCCGCATTATCTGACCTTCCGCCGGCGCTGA
- the aroA gene encoding 3-phosphoshikimate 1-carboxyvinyltransferase translates to MSAHGDPIPMTACRSGPLKGEAVVPGDKSISHRALILGALAVGETRISGLLEGQDVLDTARAMRAFGAEVTHEGPGAWTVQGVGVGGFAEPPDVIDCGNSGTGVRLIMGAMATSPVTATFTGDASLRKRPMGRVTEPLALFGTRAFGRQGGRLPMTLIGAAEPVPVRYAVPVPSAQVKSAVLLAGLNAPGETVVIEREATRDHTERMLAGFGATLRVEDGAEGRAIVLTGHPELRPQTIAVPRDPSSAAFPVAAGLIVEGSDVLVPGIGLNPTRAGLFTTLREMGADLSYENAREEGGEPVADLRARFSPDMTGIEVPPERAPSMIDEYPILAVVAAFADGATVMRGIGELRVKECDRIAAMVTGLRACGAEVEEGEDWMIVHGHGPGSLPGDATCATHLDHRIAMSFLCAGLASQRPVSIDDGGPIATSFPIFEGLMAALGAAFARGAE, encoded by the coding sequence ATGTCCGCCCATGGCGATCCGATCCCGATGACCGCCTGCCGTTCCGGCCCGCTGAAGGGCGAGGCCGTGGTGCCCGGCGACAAGTCGATCAGCCATCGCGCGCTGATCCTCGGCGCGCTTGCGGTCGGCGAGACCCGGATCTCGGGGCTGCTCGAGGGCCAGGACGTGCTCGATACCGCAAGGGCGATGCGGGCTTTCGGGGCCGAGGTGACCCATGAAGGGCCCGGGGCATGGACCGTTCAGGGCGTGGGCGTTGGCGGCTTCGCCGAGCCCCCGGATGTGATCGATTGCGGCAATTCCGGCACCGGGGTGCGGCTGATCATGGGGGCGATGGCGACCTCGCCCGTGACCGCGACCTTCACCGGCGATGCCTCGCTTCGGAAGCGGCCGATGGGGCGGGTGACCGAGCCGCTGGCGCTTTTCGGCACCCGCGCCTTCGGGCGGCAGGGCGGACGGCTGCCGATGACGCTGATCGGCGCGGCCGAGCCGGTGCCGGTGCGCTACGCCGTGCCGGTGCCCTCGGCGCAGGTCAAGTCGGCGGTGCTGCTGGCCGGGCTGAACGCCCCCGGCGAGACCGTGGTGATCGAGCGCGAGGCGACGCGCGACCATACCGAGCGGATGCTGGCGGGCTTCGGCGCGACGCTCAGGGTCGAGGACGGGGCCGAGGGCCGGGCCATCGTGCTGACCGGCCATCCCGAGCTTCGTCCTCAGACCATCGCGGTGCCGCGAGATCCCAGTTCGGCCGCCTTCCCGGTGGCGGCGGGGCTCATCGTCGAGGGCTCGGACGTGCTGGTGCCGGGGATCGGGCTGAACCCGACTAGGGCGGGGCTTTTCACCACCCTGCGCGAGATGGGCGCCGATTTGAGCTACGAGAACGCGCGCGAGGAGGGCGGCGAGCCGGTGGCCGATCTGCGCGCCCGGTTCTCGCCCGACATGACGGGGATCGAGGTGCCGCCCGAACGCGCGCCCTCGATGATCGACGAATACCCGATCCTTGCCGTGGTCGCGGCCTTTGCCGACGGCGCGACGGTGATGCGCGGCATCGGCGAGCTGCGGGTCAAGGAATGCGACCGGATCGCGGCGATGGTGACGGGGCTCCGGGCCTGCGGCGCCGAGGTCGAGGAGGGCGAGGACTGGATGATCGTCCATGGCCACGGCCCGGGCAGCCTGCCGGGGGATGCGACCTGCGCCACCCATCTGGATCACCGGATCGCGATGTCCTTCCTCTGCGCGGGGCTGGCGTCGCAACGGCCGGTCTCGATCGACGATGGCGGGCCGATCGCGACCTCCTTTCCGATCTTCGAGGGGCTCATGGCGGCTCTTGGTGCCGCGTTCGCGCGGGGGGCTGAATGA
- a CDS encoding amidohydrolase family protein: MSDIRITNCHIHTFTAAHAPLCYPAPPVAALRAWPGLLRGLRGAARLLPWEGAHEALLRLEHFCDIGCRDSQRAVFLEVLRHYPDSARFVVLPMDLAFCGYGPVAVGLEAQQRELYELSRDPQVGHRVIPFATIHPDRPGAVAELRRCLDEYGFRGVKIYPRLGYAPSHEILMREVYPLCVERGLPVVSHCSRGGVRNRRWSRARADAVTDPVAHVPVLRAFPDLRLCLAHFGGDRDWLSYLGEGLDPLDPEARRRNWAISIADMIESGAYPNLFTDISYTLFRFAACMPLLKLFLERERLASRILFGSDFYMTRQQDLSEKAVAIRLRAALGEASFRRIAETNPAIWLGEA, encoded by the coding sequence ATGTCCGATATCCGGATCACCAACTGCCACATCCATACCTTCACCGCCGCCCATGCGCCGCTTTGCTATCCGGCGCCGCCGGTGGCCGCGCTCCGGGCCTGGCCGGGGCTCTTGCGCGGCTTGCGCGGGGCGGCGCGGCTGCTGCCCTGGGAAGGGGCCCATGAGGCGCTGCTGCGGCTCGAGCATTTCTGCGACATCGGCTGCCGCGACAGCCAGCGCGCGGTGTTCCTGGAGGTGCTGCGGCACTATCCCGACAGCGCGCGTTTCGTGGTCTTGCCGATGGATCTGGCCTTTTGCGGCTACGGGCCGGTGGCGGTCGGGCTCGAGGCGCAGCAACGCGAGCTTTACGAGCTGAGCCGGGATCCGCAGGTCGGACATCGCGTCATCCCCTTCGCCACCATCCATCCCGACCGGCCGGGCGCGGTGGCCGAGCTTCGGCGCTGTCTCGACGAATACGGCTTTCGCGGCGTCAAGATCTACCCCCGGCTCGGCTATGCACCGAGCCACGAGATCCTGATGCGCGAGGTCTATCCGCTTTGTGTCGAACGTGGGCTTCCGGTCGTCTCGCATTGCTCGCGCGGCGGGGTCAGGAACCGGCGCTGGAGCCGGGCGCGGGCCGATGCGGTGACCGATCCCGTGGCGCATGTGCCGGTCCTGCGGGCCTTTCCCGACCTCAGGCTGTGTCTTGCGCATTTCGGTGGCGACCGCGACTGGCTGTCCTATCTGGGCGAGGGGCTCGACCCGCTCGATCCCGAGGCGCGGCGGCGGAACTGGGCGATCTCGATTGCCGACATGATCGAGAGCGGCGCCTATCCCAATCTTTTCACCGATATTTCCTACACGCTTTTCAGGTTTGCCGCCTGCATGCCGCTTTTGAAGCTGTTCCTCGAGCGCGAGCGGCTGGCCTCGCGCATCCTGTTCGGGTCGGATTTCTACATGACCCGGCAGCAGGACCTGTCGGAGAAGGCGGTCGCGATCCGGCTGCGGGCGGCCCTGGGCGAGGCGTCGTTCCGCCGGATCGCCGAGACCAACCCCGCGATCTGGCTGGGCGAGGCGTAA
- a CDS encoding hemolysin family protein: MGDETDGSSRAAQGALDTDNLDSRGLLGRLVAAILPAGAEHSEEGGDHALGNGIARPALTHGIGNLAKMRVEDVAVPKAEIDAVPLDVSMEDLVQVFRESGLTRLPVYDGTLDSPVGMVHLKDFALRHGFNGKDTPFVLKDMIRPLLYAPPSMPIGVLLQKMQSQRMHMALVIDEYGGVDGLVTIEDLIEQVVGEIEDEHDIDEGSLWIVEKPGVYLVQARAPLDAFEDEIGMRLLDAEEEEEVDSLGGLIFMMIGRVPARGEVIRHASGAEFEVVDADPRRIKRLRVRLPEATAAAAATA, translated from the coding sequence ATGGGCGACGAGACGGACGGGTCGTCTAGGGCCGCGCAGGGCGCGCTAGACACCGACAATCTGGACAGCCGGGGCCTTCTGGGCCGGCTGGTAGCGGCGATCCTGCCTGCAGGCGCCGAGCATTCCGAAGAGGGCGGAGACCACGCTTTGGGCAACGGGATCGCGCGACCGGCGCTTACCCATGGCATTGGCAATCTCGCGAAGATGCGGGTCGAGGATGTTGCGGTTCCGAAGGCCGAGATCGACGCGGTGCCGCTCGATGTCTCGATGGAGGATCTGGTGCAGGTCTTCCGCGAGTCGGGGCTGACCCGGCTGCCGGTCTATGACGGCACGCTGGATTCGCCCGTGGGCATGGTGCATCTCAAGGATTTCGCGCTGCGCCACGGCTTCAACGGCAAGGACACGCCCTTCGTGCTGAAGGACATGATCCGCCCGCTGCTTTACGCGCCGCCCTCGATGCCGATCGGGGTGCTGTTGCAGAAGATGCAGAGCCAGCGGATGCACATGGCGCTGGTGATCGACGAATATGGCGGGGTCGACGGTCTGGTGACCATCGAGGACCTGATCGAGCAGGTCGTCGGCGAGATCGAGGACGAGCATGACATCGACGAGGGCTCGCTCTGGATCGTCGAGAAGCCCGGGGTCTACCTGGTGCAGGCCCGCGCGCCGCTCGACGCCTTCGAGGACGAGATCGGCATGCGGCTGCTCGATGCCGAGGAAGAGGAAGAGGTCGATTCGCTCGGCGGGCTGATCTTCATGATGATCGGCCGGGTGCCCGCGCGCGGCGAGGTGATCCGCCATGCCTCGGGCGCCGAGTTCGAGGTGGTCGATGCCGATCCGCGCCGGATCAAGCGGCTGCGGGTGCGTCTGCCCGAGGCGACCGCCGCCGCTGCGGCCACAGCCTGA
- a CDS encoding GFA family protein gives MTVTGSCLCGRVRYRIDGPLSPVVACHCSQCRKASGHHVAATTVLRDDLVIEGEVLWYASSAGAQRGFCPVCGSNLFWDGGQDYLAVFAGTLDGDPGIRMAAHIFCADKGAYYEITDGLPQAPGLPEDIA, from the coding sequence ATGACCGTGACGGGAAGCTGCCTTTGCGGCAGGGTCCGCTACCGGATCGACGGGCCGCTCAGCCCGGTTGTCGCCTGCCATTGCAGTCAGTGCCGCAAGGCCAGCGGCCATCATGTCGCCGCCACCACGGTTCTGCGCGACGATCTCGTCATCGAGGGCGAGGTGCTGTGGTATGCCTCTTCGGCCGGGGCGCAGCGCGGGTTCTGTCCGGTCTGCGGGTCGAATCTGTTCTGGGACGGCGGGCAAGACTATCTGGCGGTGTTCGCGGGCACGCTTGACGGCGATCCGGGGATCCGGATGGCGGCGCATATCTTCTGTGCCGACAAGGGCGCCTATTACGAGATCACGGACGGGCTGCCGCAGGCGCCGGGGCTGCCGGAGGATATTGCATGA
- the ybeY gene encoding rRNA maturation RNase YbeY yields MTIEILFEDARWAEAGLDRLAETACRETLAHLGFDPDAHEISLLACDDMRIAGLNASFRGKSAPTNVLSWPTEDLAAEADGDAPLPPEPEIEGAPVELGDIAIAWETCLREAREQGKPFNDHVTHLMVHGCLHLLGYDHVRSRDAALMEGIEVEILAKLGLTDPYD; encoded by the coding sequence ATGACTATCGAGATTCTGTTCGAGGATGCGCGCTGGGCCGAGGCCGGGCTGGACCGGCTGGCCGAAACCGCCTGCCGCGAGACGCTGGCGCATCTGGGGTTCGATCCCGACGCGCATGAGATCAGCCTGCTGGCCTGCGACGATATGCGCATCGCCGGGCTCAATGCCAGCTTTCGCGGCAAATCCGCGCCGACCAATGTGCTGTCCTGGCCGACCGAGGATCTGGCCGCCGAGGCGGATGGCGATGCGCCGCTGCCGCCTGAGCCCGAAATCGAGGGCGCGCCTGTGGAACTGGGCGATATCGCCATCGCCTGGGAAACCTGCCTCCGCGAGGCGCGCGAGCAGGGCAAGCCGTTTAACGATCACGTAACCCATCTGATGGTACATGGCTGCCTGCATCTGTTGGGATATGACCATGTCCGGTCGCGGGACGCCGCCCTTATGGAAGGGATCGAGGTGGAAATACTTGCCAAGCTAGGTCTCACTGACCCATATGATTGA